The following are encoded in a window of Saccharothrix longispora genomic DNA:
- a CDS encoding LacI family DNA-binding transcriptional regulator, translated as MARPTMEDVAARAGVSRALVSLVMRGSPRVSDQRRAAVLRAARELGYSPHAMARSLASRTSHVLGVMVSDLHNPFFAEVVDGLDEVARDRGFDLIINTGGRSPARERRALDSLLSFRPAGLALLSPVVPSADLRRAADQAPVVLVARSSRLATVDTVNDDGRRGIALAVDHLVSLGHRAIAHLDGGEGTQASPRRRGYLAAMAAHDLPPRVVTSEYTDAAGARAVRGLLADPPTAIVACNDLNAVGAISALEEAGLRVPRDVSVVGYDNTSLAALRHVSLTTVDQPRNEFGRLAAEALLQRVRGEREEPVRHLLHPSLVVRSTTAPPP; from the coding sequence GTGGCAAGACCCACCATGGAGGATGTCGCCGCCCGCGCCGGGGTGTCCCGAGCACTGGTCTCGCTCGTCATGCGGGGATCACCGAGGGTGAGCGATCAGCGTCGCGCGGCGGTGCTCCGGGCGGCCCGGGAACTGGGCTACTCGCCACACGCCATGGCCCGCTCGCTGGCCAGCCGCACCTCGCACGTGCTCGGCGTGATGGTGTCCGACCTGCACAACCCGTTCTTCGCGGAGGTCGTGGACGGCCTGGACGAGGTGGCCCGGGACCGCGGTTTCGACCTGATCATCAACACCGGTGGCCGCAGTCCCGCGCGGGAGCGGCGCGCACTGGACAGCCTGCTGTCGTTCCGACCGGCGGGCCTGGCGCTGCTGTCGCCGGTGGTGCCGTCGGCCGACCTGCGCCGGGCCGCCGACCAGGCGCCGGTGGTGCTCGTCGCCCGCTCGTCCCGGCTGGCCACCGTGGACACCGTGAACGACGACGGCCGGCGCGGCATCGCGCTGGCCGTGGACCACCTGGTGTCGCTGGGGCACCGCGCGATCGCGCACCTGGACGGCGGCGAGGGCACCCAGGCGTCACCGCGGCGGCGCGGCTACCTGGCGGCGATGGCGGCGCACGACCTGCCACCGAGGGTGGTGACCAGCGAGTACACCGACGCGGCGGGCGCGCGGGCGGTGCGGGGACTGCTGGCCGACCCGCCCACCGCGATCGTGGCGTGCAACGACCTCAACGCGGTCGGCGCGATCTCCGCGCTGGAGGAGGCCGGGTTGCGGGTGCCCCGGGACGTGTCGGTGGTCGGCTACGACAACACGTCGCTGGCCGCGCTGCGGCACGTGTCGTTGACGACGGTCGACCAGCCGCGCAACGAGTTCGGCCGGCTCGCCGCCGAGGCGCTGCTCCAGCGGGTGCGGGGCGAGCGGGAGGAACCGGTGCGGCACCTGCTGCACCCGTCCCTCGTCGTCCGCTCGACCACCGCGCCCCCGCCGTGA
- a CDS encoding TIM barrel protein, giving the protein MKLAGAPISWGVCEVPGWGRVLDPGTVLAQMSALGLRATELGPPDYLPDDPDVLRGLLAGHGLALVGGFLAVPLHTGDRAAADEADRVAALLAAAGAEVLVLAAATGLDGYDDRPDLTDHEWRTLVATASLVRDRAAGHGLRTALHPHVGTHVEREAEVERFLADSDLPLCLDTGHLLIGGADPVDLARRHPGRVGHVHLKDVRADVAATVRSGATTYAAAVREGLYVPLGDGDVDVAALVATLRDAGYDGWFVLEQDTALDPDGPADGPLHDTARSLAHLTTLIPELERR; this is encoded by the coding sequence GTGAAGCTCGCCGGGGCACCGATCTCCTGGGGCGTGTGCGAGGTCCCCGGCTGGGGCCGCGTGCTCGACCCGGGCACCGTGCTGGCCCAGATGTCCGCGCTCGGCCTGCGCGCCACCGAACTCGGCCCGCCCGACTACCTGCCGGACGACCCGGACGTCCTGAGAGGACTCCTGGCGGGGCACGGCCTCGCCCTCGTCGGCGGGTTCCTCGCCGTGCCGCTGCACACCGGCGACCGGGCCGCCGCCGACGAGGCGGACCGGGTGGCCGCCCTGCTCGCCGCCGCCGGCGCCGAGGTGCTGGTGCTGGCCGCCGCCACCGGCCTCGACGGCTACGACGACCGCCCCGACCTCACCGACCACGAGTGGCGCACGCTCGTGGCCACCGCATCCCTGGTCCGCGACCGGGCCGCCGGGCACGGCCTGCGCACCGCGCTGCACCCGCACGTCGGCACGCACGTCGAGCGGGAGGCCGAGGTCGAGCGGTTCCTCGCCGACTCCGACCTGCCCCTCTGCCTCGACACCGGCCACCTCCTCATCGGCGGCGCGGACCCCGTCGACCTCGCCCGCCGCCACCCCGGTCGCGTCGGGCACGTGCACCTCAAGGACGTGCGGGCCGACGTGGCCGCCACCGTCCGCTCCGGCGCCACCACCTACGCCGCCGCCGTCCGCGAGGGCCTGTACGTGCCGCTGGGCGACGGCGACGTGGACGTCGCCGCCCTCGTGGCCACCCTCCGGGACGCCGGCTACGACGGCTGGTTCGTCCTGGAGCAGGACACCGCGCTCGACCCGGACGGCCCCGCGGACGGCCCGCTGCACGACACCGCGCGCAGCCTCGCGCACCTGACCACCCTGATCCCCGAACTGGAGCGACGATGA
- a CDS encoding Gfo/Idh/MocA family protein, with product MRIGVAGVGRIGTMHATNLATLDHVHEVLLFDPAPGRAAHASALLPGTRSVDDLDTLLTLSDGVLLATPTTTHPALLRAALAAGVPALCEKPIASDLDEMVALVADVEASGVEVLVGFQRRFDPAVSELHRRVRAGEVGDVYLVRALGNDARPPDPSYLPKSGGIFRDLLIHDLDAVPWLVGEPVVEVYASGSVLVDQAFAVADDVDNAVVLLTFAGGAHAVLAGGRHDPVGYDHRIEVLGSRDSLTTGLDPRTPLTSLEPDGPKAAADAYPGFAERFHRAYLNEVAVFAQVVAGTAANPSPVRESLVSLRLAEACERSRRSGAPVRPEREAVA from the coding sequence ATGCGGATCGGAGTTGCCGGAGTCGGACGGATCGGCACCATGCACGCCACGAACCTGGCCACCCTCGACCACGTCCACGAGGTACTGCTGTTCGACCCCGCCCCCGGCCGCGCGGCCCACGCCTCGGCGCTCCTGCCCGGCACCCGGAGCGTGGACGACCTCGACACCCTGTTGACCCTGAGTGACGGGGTCCTGCTGGCGACGCCCACCACCACGCACCCGGCGCTGCTGCGCGCGGCCCTCGCGGCGGGCGTGCCCGCGCTGTGCGAGAAGCCCATCGCGAGCGACCTCGACGAGATGGTCGCGCTGGTCGCCGACGTGGAGGCGTCCGGGGTGGAGGTGCTGGTCGGCTTCCAGCGCCGCTTCGACCCGGCCGTGTCCGAACTGCACCGGCGGGTCCGCGCGGGCGAGGTCGGCGACGTCTACCTGGTGCGCGCGCTCGGCAACGACGCCCGGCCGCCCGATCCGTCCTACCTGCCGAAGTCCGGCGGCATCTTCCGCGACCTGCTCATCCACGACCTGGACGCCGTGCCGTGGCTGGTCGGCGAACCCGTGGTCGAGGTCTACGCGTCCGGGTCCGTGCTGGTGGACCAGGCGTTCGCGGTGGCCGACGACGTGGACAACGCCGTGGTGCTGCTGACGTTCGCGGGCGGCGCGCACGCCGTGCTGGCGGGCGGTCGGCACGACCCCGTCGGCTACGACCACCGCATCGAGGTGCTCGGCAGCCGCGACTCGCTGACCACCGGCCTCGACCCCCGCACCCCGCTCACCTCGCTCGAACCCGACGGGCCGAAGGCCGCCGCCGACGCCTACCCCGGCTTCGCCGAGCGCTTCCACCGCGCCTACCTCAACGAGGTGGCCGTGTTCGCGCAGGTCGTGGCGGGCACGGCGGCCAACCCGTCACCGGTGCGGGAGAGCCTGGTCAGCCTCCGGCTCGCCGAGGCGTGCGAGCGGTCGCGGCGGTCCGGCGCGCCCGTGCGGCCGGAGCGCGAGGCGGTCGCGTGA
- the iolC gene encoding 5-dehydro-2-deoxygluconokinase: protein MTALDVLTVGRVGVDLYPEQSGVPLAEVRTFAKSLGGTATNVAVAAARLGRRSAVLTKVGPDGFGPYVRSALTSFGVSPEFVGTAPHLRTPVVFCALDPPEDPPLLFYREPLAPDLALEPSDVPWDVVADVPLLWVTGTGVAAEPARSTQRAVLRHRARRAHTVLDLDHRPAFWPDDGSARREIGWMLDHVTVAVGNRAEVEVAVGTADPDEAAARLLDRGVELAVVKKGAEGVLVATREGTWTVPPHPVDVVCGLGAGDAFGGALAHGLLSGWEPERTARYANVAGAVVAGRLACADAMPTAREIEERL from the coding sequence ATGACCGCGCTGGACGTGCTCACCGTCGGCCGGGTCGGCGTGGACCTCTACCCGGAGCAGAGCGGCGTGCCGCTGGCCGAGGTGCGCACGTTCGCGAAGTCCCTCGGCGGGACCGCCACCAACGTCGCCGTCGCCGCGGCCCGCCTGGGCAGGCGCAGCGCCGTGCTGACGAAGGTCGGCCCGGACGGCTTCGGCCCGTACGTGCGCTCCGCGCTCACCTCGTTCGGGGTGTCGCCGGAGTTCGTCGGCACCGCGCCCCACCTGCGCACCCCGGTCGTGTTCTGCGCCCTGGACCCGCCCGAGGACCCGCCGCTGCTGTTCTACCGCGAACCCCTGGCGCCCGACCTGGCGCTGGAGCCGTCCGACGTCCCGTGGGACGTGGTGGCCGACGTGCCGCTGCTCTGGGTGACCGGCACGGGCGTCGCCGCCGAACCGGCCCGCTCCACCCAGCGCGCCGTGCTCCGCCACCGGGCCCGCCGGGCGCACACCGTGCTGGACCTGGACCACCGCCCGGCGTTCTGGCCGGACGACGGGTCCGCCCGCCGCGAGATCGGCTGGATGCTCGACCACGTCACGGTCGCCGTGGGCAACCGGGCCGAGGTGGAGGTGGCGGTCGGCACCGCGGACCCCGACGAGGCCGCCGCGCGCCTGCTGGACCGGGGCGTGGAGCTGGCCGTGGTGAAGAAGGGCGCGGAGGGCGTGCTGGTCGCGACCCGCGAGGGCACCTGGACCGTGCCACCGCACCCGGTGGACGTCGTGTGCGGCCTCGGCGCGGGCGACGCGTTCGGCGGGGCCCTGGCCCACGGCCTGCTGTCGGGCTGGGAGCCGGAGCGGACCGCCCGGTACGCCAACGTCGCCGGGGCCGTCGTCGCGGGCCGGTTGGCGTGCGCGGACGCCATGCCCACCGCCCGGGAGATCGAGGAGCGCCTGTGA
- the iolD gene encoding 3D-(3,5/4)-trihydroxycyclohexane-1,2-dione acylhydrolase (decyclizing) yields MRLTTAQALVRWLLAQRTELDDGTAAPLFPGVFAIFGHGNVLGLGNALEEVKDHLPVWRGHNEQGMALAAVGIAKATHRRQVGVATSSLGPGALNMVTAAGVAHANRLPLLLLPGDTFTSRAPDPVLQQVEHFGDPGATVNDAFRPVSRYFDRVTRPEQLLGTLPQVARVLTDPADCGPVTLALPQDVQAEAFDFPDALFAPTTHRPLRPRPDTRALHEAAAVLRGAERPLLVLGGGVRYSRAAGRAVRFAERHGVPVVETTAGRTLVPHDHPLHAGPLGITGSTSANALAAEADAVLAVGTRLQDFTTASWTVFAPGCALVALNAARFDAVKHGALGLVADADEGLRELTDALGDWRADPAWTARASRERAAWDAHVDRLRVPSGTPTYAQVVGVVNDLSGPADYVMTASGGLPGELIGGWRAVGEATMDVEYGFSCMGYELAGAWGAAIARAEGVVTTLLGDGSYLMLNSELFSAAFAGHGFVAVVCDNDGYAVIDRLQTGQGGAAFNNLYPDVRTRHEEPPRTDFAAHAGALGCAVFRADTVDDLRAAYRAAREAAATGNRPAVVVIRTDPSAWTEAGAWWEVGVPEVAHRPEIAAAHGELAEGRARRVRYLG; encoded by the coding sequence ATGAGGCTCACCACCGCCCAGGCCCTGGTCCGCTGGCTGCTCGCCCAGCGCACCGAACTCGACGACGGCACCGCGGCCCCGCTGTTCCCCGGCGTCTTCGCGATCTTCGGCCACGGCAACGTGCTCGGCCTCGGCAACGCCCTGGAGGAGGTCAAGGACCACCTGCCTGTGTGGCGCGGGCACAACGAGCAGGGCATGGCGCTGGCCGCCGTCGGCATCGCCAAGGCCACCCACCGCCGCCAGGTCGGCGTCGCCACGTCCTCCCTCGGCCCCGGCGCGCTGAACATGGTCACGGCCGCCGGCGTCGCGCACGCCAACCGCCTGCCGCTGCTCCTGCTGCCCGGCGACACGTTCACCAGCCGCGCGCCCGACCCGGTGCTCCAGCAGGTCGAGCACTTCGGCGACCCCGGTGCCACGGTCAACGACGCGTTCCGCCCGGTCAGCCGCTACTTCGACCGCGTCACCCGCCCCGAGCAGCTCCTCGGCACCCTCCCGCAGGTCGCCCGCGTGCTCACCGACCCGGCCGACTGCGGCCCCGTCACCCTCGCCCTGCCGCAGGACGTGCAGGCGGAGGCGTTCGACTTCCCCGACGCCCTGTTCGCCCCGACCACCCACCGCCCGCTCCGACCGCGCCCCGACACCCGCGCCCTGCACGAGGCCGCGGCCGTCCTGCGCGGCGCCGAACGCCCGCTGCTCGTCCTCGGCGGCGGCGTCCGGTACTCGCGCGCCGCGGGCCGGGCGGTGCGCTTCGCCGAACGGCACGGCGTCCCCGTCGTGGAGACCACCGCCGGCCGCACCCTCGTGCCGCACGACCACCCGCTGCACGCCGGCCCGCTCGGCATCACCGGCTCGACCTCGGCGAACGCCCTGGCCGCCGAGGCGGACGCGGTGCTCGCCGTCGGCACCAGGCTCCAGGACTTCACCACCGCCTCGTGGACGGTGTTCGCCCCCGGCTGCGCGCTCGTCGCGCTCAACGCCGCCCGCTTCGACGCCGTCAAGCACGGTGCGCTGGGCCTGGTCGCCGACGCCGACGAGGGCCTGCGCGAGCTGACCGACGCGCTGGGCGACTGGCGGGCCGACCCGGCCTGGACGGCGCGGGCGTCACGGGAACGCGCGGCGTGGGACGCGCACGTCGACCGCCTCCGCGTCCCGTCCGGCACGCCCACGTACGCGCAGGTCGTGGGCGTGGTCAACGACCTGTCCGGCCCGGCCGACTACGTGATGACGGCGTCCGGTGGCCTCCCGGGCGAGCTGATCGGCGGCTGGCGCGCGGTCGGCGAGGCCACCATGGACGTCGAGTACGGGTTCAGCTGCATGGGCTACGAGCTGGCGGGCGCGTGGGGCGCGGCCATCGCGCGCGCGGAGGGCGTGGTCACCACCCTGCTCGGTGACGGTTCGTACCTGATGCTGAACTCCGAGCTGTTCTCGGCCGCGTTCGCCGGGCACGGCTTCGTGGCCGTGGTCTGCGACAACGACGGCTACGCCGTGATCGACCGCCTCCAGACCGGCCAGGGCGGCGCCGCGTTCAACAACCTCTACCCCGACGTCCGCACCCGCCACGAGGAGCCGCCGCGCACCGACTTCGCCGCCCACGCCGGTGCCCTGGGCTGCGCCGTGTTCCGCGCCGACACCGTCGACGACCTGCGCGCCGCCTACCGCGCCGCCCGCGAGGCCGCCGCGACCGGGAACCGACCGGCCGTCGTCGTCATCCGCACGGACCCGTCCGCCTGGACGGAGGCCGGCGCGTGGTGGGAGGTGGGCGTGCCCGAGGTCGCCCACCGCCCGGAGATCGCCGCCGCGCACGGCGAACTGGCGGAGGGGCGGGCGCGGAGGGTCCGCTACCTGGGGTGA
- a CDS encoding sugar ABC transporter substrate-binding protein, which produces MTSPRTAVRAGLALAGLALLAACSGPTATNTDSTNADGTGTGAAQAPTGDLRVAVISHGTAGDAFWNVVKNGATDAGRQLGVTVDYNSDGDPGRQATLVDNAVSQGVGGIVVSMANPDALKTSVENAVKAGIPVITINSGSERSAAFGALAHVGQEESVAGEQAGAKLREAGKATLLCVIHEAGNIGLNQRCDGARAGFGGTVSTLQVDINNPTDVEARIKGALQTDTSVDAVLALNPQVAVSAVNAVKGASSAAAVATFDLNADVTGAIKAGDVLFAVDQQQYEQGYLPIVMLKLYRDNANTVGGGKPVLTGPGFVDRSNVDEVAEYAERGTR; this is translated from the coding sequence ATGACGTCCCCCCGAACGGCCGTGCGCGCCGGCCTGGCCCTGGCCGGGCTCGCGCTGCTGGCCGCGTGCAGCGGCCCCACCGCCACGAACACCGACAGCACGAACGCCGACGGCACGGGCACCGGCGCGGCCCAGGCCCCGACCGGCGACCTGCGCGTCGCCGTCATCTCCCACGGCACCGCGGGCGACGCGTTCTGGAACGTGGTGAAGAACGGGGCGACCGACGCGGGCCGGCAGCTCGGCGTCACCGTCGACTACAACTCCGACGGCGACCCGGGCCGCCAGGCCACGCTCGTCGACAACGCGGTGTCGCAGGGGGTCGGCGGCATCGTCGTGTCCATGGCCAACCCGGACGCGCTCAAGACCTCCGTGGAGAACGCCGTCAAGGCGGGCATCCCCGTCATCACCATCAACTCCGGCTCCGAGCGGTCCGCCGCGTTCGGCGCGCTCGCCCACGTCGGCCAGGAGGAGAGCGTCGCCGGCGAGCAGGCCGGCGCGAAGCTCAGGGAGGCGGGCAAGGCCACGTTGCTGTGCGTCATCCACGAGGCCGGCAACATCGGCCTCAACCAGCGCTGCGACGGCGCCCGCGCCGGGTTCGGCGGCACCGTCAGCACGCTCCAGGTGGACATCAACAACCCCACCGACGTGGAGGCCCGCATCAAGGGCGCCCTGCAGACCGACACCTCCGTCGACGCCGTCCTCGCGCTCAACCCGCAGGTCGCGGTGTCCGCCGTCAACGCCGTGAAGGGCGCGTCCTCGGCGGCGGCCGTCGCCACGTTCGACCTCAACGCCGACGTCACCGGCGCGATCAAGGCGGGCGACGTGCTGTTCGCCGTCGACCAGCAGCAGTACGAGCAGGGCTACCTGCCGATCGTGATGCTCAAGCTCTACCGCGACAACGCCAACACGGTCGGCGGCGGCAAGCCCGTCCTCACCGGACCCGGGTTCGTGGACCGGTCCAACGTGGACGAGGTCGCCGAGTACGCCGAGCGCGGCACCCGGTGA
- a CDS encoding ABC transporter permease, with protein sequence MTTAPPATDERLGSPGLLDRLVLRPEIGSLLGALLVFAFFSVVTERFLSTGGVATWLDDASTLGIMAVAVALLMVGGEFDLSAGVLTASTALVTAILATRLGWNVWLALLASLAFALAVGVLNGWLVMRTGLPSFIVTLGTFLALQGLNLGVTRLVTGTVQVSGMRSAEGYASAGFLFASTFTIGGTAFYVSILWWVLVTVAASVVLLRTRFGNWTFAVGGSAPAARAVGVPVFRTKVALFATTAFAAWLVGSINILRFTSVQANQGIGLEFQYIIAAVIGGCLLTGGFGSAVGAAVGALIFGMARQGIVYANWNSDWFQLFLGVMLLAAVLVNNALRRRAERVRR encoded by the coding sequence GTGACGACCGCGCCCCCCGCGACCGACGAGCGCCTCGGGTCACCGGGCCTGCTCGACCGGCTCGTCCTCCGCCCCGAGATCGGCTCGTTGCTCGGCGCGCTGCTGGTGTTCGCGTTCTTCTCGGTGGTGACCGAGCGGTTCCTCAGCACCGGGGGCGTCGCCACCTGGCTGGACGACGCGTCCACGCTCGGGATCATGGCCGTCGCCGTCGCGCTGCTCATGGTCGGCGGCGAGTTCGACCTGTCGGCCGGCGTGCTGACCGCGTCCACCGCGCTGGTCACCGCGATCCTCGCCACCCGGCTCGGCTGGAACGTGTGGCTCGCCCTGCTCGCGTCGCTGGCCTTCGCGCTCGCCGTCGGCGTGCTCAACGGGTGGCTGGTCATGCGCACCGGGCTGCCCAGCTTCATCGTCACCCTCGGCACGTTCCTCGCGCTCCAGGGCCTCAACCTCGGCGTGACGCGCCTGGTCACCGGCACCGTCCAGGTGTCCGGGATGCGCTCCGCGGAGGGCTACGCGTCCGCCGGGTTCCTGTTCGCCTCGACGTTCACGATCGGCGGCACGGCGTTCTACGTGTCGATCCTGTGGTGGGTGCTGGTCACGGTCGCCGCCTCGGTGGTCCTGCTGCGCACCCGCTTCGGGAACTGGACCTTCGCGGTCGGCGGCTCGGCGCCCGCCGCGCGGGCGGTCGGCGTGCCGGTGTTCCGCACGAAGGTCGCGCTGTTCGCCACGACCGCGTTCGCCGCGTGGCTCGTCGGGTCGATCAACATCCTGCGGTTCACCAGCGTGCAGGCCAACCAGGGCATCGGCCTGGAGTTCCAGTACATCATCGCGGCCGTCATCGGCGGGTGCCTGCTCACCGGCGGGTTCGGCTCGGCGGTCGGGGCCGCCGTCGGCGCCCTCATCTTCGGCATGGCCCGGCAGGGCATCGTCTACGCGAACTGGAACTCCGACTGGTTCCAGCTGTTCCTCGGCGTGATGCTGCTCGCCGCCGTGCTCGTCAACAACGCCCTGCGGCGCCGGGCGGAAAGGGTGCGGCGATGA
- the arfB gene encoding alternative ribosome rescue aminoacyl-tRNA hydrolase ArfB has protein sequence MPEDLVVTRTLVVPAAELSERFSRSSGPGGQGVNTADSRVELSFDLASSPSVPDRLKDRMFDRLGKRLVDGVLTVVASEHRAQLQNRAAARERLARILRDAAAAPPPARRATKPTRGSQERRIAEKKRRARTKQGRGRGGNWD, from the coding sequence ATGCCCGAGGACCTGGTCGTGACGCGGACGCTGGTGGTGCCGGCGGCCGAGTTGAGCGAGCGGTTCTCGCGCTCCTCCGGCCCCGGCGGCCAGGGCGTGAACACGGCGGACAGCCGGGTCGAGCTGTCGTTCGACCTGGCGTCGTCGCCGTCGGTGCCCGACCGGCTCAAGGACCGCATGTTCGACCGGTTGGGAAAACGCCTGGTGGACGGCGTGCTCACGGTGGTCGCCAGTGAGCACCGGGCGCAGTTGCAGAACCGCGCCGCGGCGCGGGAGCGGCTCGCGCGCATCCTGCGCGACGCCGCCGCCGCGCCGCCCCCGGCGCGGCGGGCGACCAAGCCGACGAGGGGGTCGCAGGAGCGCCGGATCGCGGAGAAGAAGCGGCGGGCGCGGACCAAGCAGGGACGCGGGCGCGGCGGTAACTGGGACTGA
- a CDS encoding ATP-binding cassette domain-containing protein, protein MSDQPLIEVRGVGKAHGSVVALHDVSTTVAAGEVTCVLGDNGAGKSTLIKVLAGVHRHDSGELLVSGEPVRFGSPREALDLGIATVHQDLAVVPLMSVWRNFFLGSEPTTGVGPFRFLDRRRARATTRSALADLGIDLRDVEQPVGTLSGGERQCVAIARAIHFGAKVLILDEPTAALGVKQAGVVLRYVAQARDRGLGIVLVTHNPHHAHPVGDRFLLLKRGRSLGSHEKADIGLDELTRQMAGGAELEALEHELRGTTG, encoded by the coding sequence ATGAGCGACCAACCCCTGATCGAGGTCCGCGGCGTCGGCAAGGCACACGGCAGCGTCGTCGCCCTGCACGACGTGTCCACCACCGTCGCCGCCGGCGAGGTCACCTGCGTGCTCGGCGACAACGGGGCGGGCAAGTCCACCCTGATCAAGGTCCTGGCGGGCGTGCACCGGCACGACAGCGGCGAACTCCTCGTGTCCGGCGAGCCCGTGCGGTTCGGGTCGCCGCGCGAGGCCCTCGACCTGGGCATCGCCACCGTCCACCAGGACCTCGCCGTCGTGCCGCTGATGAGCGTGTGGCGCAACTTCTTCCTCGGCTCCGAGCCCACCACCGGCGTCGGCCCGTTCCGCTTCCTCGACCGCCGCCGAGCGCGCGCCACCACCAGGAGCGCGCTCGCCGACCTCGGCATCGACCTGCGCGACGTCGAGCAGCCCGTGGGCACCCTGTCCGGCGGCGAGCGCCAGTGCGTCGCCATCGCCCGCGCCATCCACTTCGGCGCGAAGGTGCTCATCCTCGACGAGCCCACCGCCGCGCTGGGCGTGAAGCAGGCGGGCGTCGTGCTCCGGTACGTCGCCCAGGCCCGGGACCGCGGTCTCGGCATCGTGCTGGTCACCCACAACCCGCACCACGCCCACCCCGTCGGCGACCGGTTCCTGCTGCTCAAGCGGGGGCGGTCGCTCGGGTCGCACGAGAAGGCCGACATCGGCCTGGACGAGCTGACCCGGCAGATGGCGGGCGGCGCCGAGCTGGAGGCGCTGGAGCACGAGCTGCGGGGCACGACCGGATGA
- the iolB gene encoding 5-deoxy-glucuronate isomerase, with translation MTLHRPSGSLADDGHPIGLTPGGAGWERVALRVVAVRPGEVVTVRTGGFEAFVLPLSGGCAVDVAHGSGTERFELTGRESVFTRVSDFAYVGRDSELRLSTRDGAEVALPMARCERALPPRYGPAEDVPVEVRGAGGATRQVTNFGVPGAWDHADRLMACELITPDGNWSSYPPHKHDDTCDVVNEEVYYFRVAGRDQVTPSREGFALHRTYTDDGAIDEDVVVRDGDVFLVPRGYHGPCVAAPGYPLYYLNVLAGPGPERSMAFCDDPAHGWVRDTWRDRDRDPRCPVTTADGRRG, from the coding sequence GTGACGCTGCACCGACCGTCGGGGAGCCTGGCGGACGACGGGCACCCCATCGGGCTGACCCCCGGGGGCGCGGGGTGGGAGAGGGTCGCGCTGCGGGTCGTGGCGGTCCGCCCGGGCGAGGTGGTGACCGTGCGCACGGGCGGGTTCGAGGCGTTCGTCCTGCCCCTGTCGGGCGGCTGCGCGGTCGACGTCGCCCACGGGAGCGGCACCGAGCGGTTCGAGCTGACCGGGCGGGAGTCCGTGTTCACCAGGGTGAGTGACTTCGCGTACGTCGGCCGGGACTCCGAGCTGAGGCTGTCCACCCGGGACGGTGCCGAGGTCGCCCTGCCCATGGCCCGCTGCGAACGGGCGCTGCCGCCCCGCTACGGCCCGGCGGAGGACGTCCCGGTCGAGGTCCGCGGCGCGGGCGGCGCCACCCGCCAGGTCACCAACTTCGGCGTCCCCGGCGCCTGGGACCACGCCGACCGGCTGATGGCCTGCGAGCTGATCACCCCGGACGGCAACTGGTCGTCCTACCCGCCCCACAAGCACGACGACACCTGCGACGTCGTCAACGAGGAGGTCTACTACTTCCGCGTCGCCGGCCGCGACCAGGTCACGCCGTCGCGCGAGGGGTTCGCCCTCCACCGCACCTACACCGACGACGGCGCGATCGACGAGGACGTGGTCGTCCGGGACGGCGACGTCTTCCTCGTCCCGCGCGGCTACCACGGTCCGTGCGTCGCCGCCCCCGGCTACCCCCTGTACTACCTGAACGTGCTGGCCGGACCCGGCCCGGAGAGGTCCATGGCGTTCTGCGACGACCCCGCCCACGGCTGGGTCCGCGACACCTGGCGGGACCGGGACCGGGACCCGCGCTGCCCCGTCACCACCGCCGACGGGAGGCGCGGATGA